The following coding sequences are from one Streptomyces sp. NBC_01294 window:
- the pdxT gene encoding pyridoxal 5'-phosphate synthase glutaminase subunit PdxT produces MTNTPVIGVLALQGDVREHLIALAAADAVARPVRRPEELAEVDALVIPGGESTTMSKLAVLFGMLEPLRERVAAGMPVYGTCAGMIMLADKLLDGREDQETLGGIDMIVRRNAFGRQNESFEAKIDFAGIADGPVEGVFIRAPWVESVGGAVEVLATYDGHTVAVRQGNVLATSFHPELTGDDRVHAYFVDMVRAGL; encoded by the coding sequence ATGACGAACACACCCGTGATCGGTGTCCTGGCTCTCCAGGGCGACGTACGGGAGCACCTGATCGCCCTGGCCGCGGCGGACGCCGTGGCCAGGCCGGTCCGGCGTCCCGAGGAGCTCGCCGAGGTCGACGCCCTGGTGATCCCCGGCGGCGAGTCCACCACCATGTCGAAGCTCGCCGTGCTCTTCGGCATGCTGGAGCCGCTGCGCGAGCGCGTGGCGGCCGGCATGCCCGTGTACGGCACCTGCGCCGGCATGATCATGCTGGCGGACAAGCTCCTGGACGGCCGCGAGGACCAGGAGACCCTGGGCGGCATCGACATGATCGTCCGCCGCAACGCCTTCGGCCGCCAGAACGAGTCCTTCGAGGCGAAGATCGACTTTGCGGGCATAGCGGACGGCCCGGTCGAGGGCGTCTTCATCCGCGCCCCGTGGGTCGAGTCCGTCGGCGGCGCCGTCGAGGTGCTCGCCACGTACGACGGCCACACGGTCGCCGTGCGCCAGGGCAACGTCCTCGCCACCTCGTTCCACCCCGAACTGACCGGCGACGACCGAGTCCACGCGTACTTCGTCGACATGGTGCGCGCAGGGCTGTGA
- the ruvC gene encoding crossover junction endodeoxyribonuclease RuvC, with protein MRVLGVDPGLTRCGVGVVEGVAGRPLTMLGVGVVRTPADAELGDRLVAIEQGIEEWLDTHRPEVVAVERVFSQHNVSTVMGTAQASAVAMLCAARRGIPVALHTPSEVKAAVTGSGRADKAQVGAMVTRLLRLAEPPKPADAADALALAICHIWRAPAQNRLQQAVALHASGSKGRTR; from the coding sequence GTGCGCGTACTCGGTGTGGACCCGGGACTGACGCGATGCGGTGTCGGCGTCGTCGAGGGTGTCGCCGGCCGTCCCCTGACCATGCTCGGGGTGGGGGTCGTACGGACGCCCGCGGACGCGGAGTTGGGCGACCGGCTCGTCGCCATCGAGCAGGGCATCGAGGAGTGGCTCGACACGCACCGGCCCGAAGTCGTCGCCGTGGAGCGGGTCTTCAGCCAGCACAACGTCAGCACCGTGATGGGCACCGCCCAGGCGAGCGCCGTCGCGATGCTCTGCGCCGCACGACGGGGGATACCGGTCGCCCTGCACACCCCCAGCGAGGTCAAGGCCGCGGTCACCGGCAGTGGCCGCGCCGACAAGGCTCAGGTCGGCGCCATGGTCACCCGGCTGCTGCGGCTGGCCGAACCGCCCAAGCCCGCCGACGCCGCCGACGCCCTCGCCCTCGCCATCTGCCACATCTGGCGGGCCCCCGCCCAGAACCGCCTGCAGCAGGCGGTCGCCCTCCACGCCTCTGGCTCGAAAGGCCGTACCCGATGA
- the ruvB gene encoding Holliday junction branch migration DNA helicase RuvB, with the protein MNWDDDDTTAEDEARIVAAAADGEDTAVEAALRPKDLGEFVGQEKVRQQLDLVLKAARQRGATADHVLLSGAPGLGKTTLSMIIAAEMGAPIRITSGPAIQHAGDLAAILSSLQEGEVLFLDEIHRMSRPAEEMLYMAMEDFRVDVIVGKGPGATAIPLELPPFTLVGATTRAGLLPPPLRDRFGFTGHMEFYAPEELERVIHRSARLLDVEIDTAGAAEIAGRSRGTPRIANRLLRRVRDYAQVRADGVINREVAGTALQVYEVDARGLDRLDRAVLEALLKLFGGGPVGLSTLAVAVGEERETVEEVAEPFLVREGLLARTPRGRVATPAAWAHLGLVPPQHTGSGSSGQQGLFGA; encoded by the coding sequence GTGAACTGGGACGACGACGACACCACCGCCGAGGACGAGGCCCGCATCGTCGCCGCCGCGGCCGACGGCGAGGACACCGCCGTCGAGGCGGCCCTGCGCCCCAAGGACCTCGGGGAGTTCGTCGGCCAGGAGAAGGTCCGCCAGCAGCTGGACCTCGTCCTCAAGGCGGCCCGCCAGCGCGGCGCCACCGCCGACCACGTCCTGCTCTCCGGCGCGCCCGGCCTCGGCAAGACCACCCTCTCCATGATCATCGCGGCCGAGATGGGCGCGCCCATCCGCATCACCTCCGGCCCCGCCATCCAGCACGCCGGCGACCTCGCCGCCATCCTCTCCTCCCTCCAGGAGGGCGAGGTCCTCTTCCTCGACGAGATCCACCGCATGTCCCGGCCCGCCGAGGAGATGCTGTACATGGCCATGGAGGACTTCCGGGTCGACGTGATCGTCGGCAAGGGCCCCGGCGCCACCGCGATCCCGCTGGAGCTGCCGCCCTTCACCCTGGTCGGGGCGACCACCCGCGCCGGTCTGCTGCCTCCTCCCCTCCGCGACCGCTTCGGCTTCACCGGGCACATGGAGTTCTACGCCCCCGAGGAGCTGGAGCGCGTGATCCACCGCTCCGCCCGCCTCCTCGACGTGGAGATCGACACCGCCGGCGCCGCCGAGATCGCCGGCCGCTCCCGCGGCACCCCGCGCATCGCCAACCGCCTGCTGCGCCGCGTGCGCGACTACGCCCAGGTCCGGGCGGACGGTGTGATCAACCGCGAGGTGGCCGGTACCGCCCTCCAGGTGTACGAGGTGGACGCGCGCGGCCTGGACCGGCTGGACCGGGCCGTCCTGGAGGCCCTGCTGAAGCTCTTCGGCGGCGGGCCCGTCGGGCTGTCCACCCTCGCCGTGGCGGTCGGCGAGGAGCGGGAGACCGTGGAGGAGGTCGCGGAGCCGTTCCTGGTGCGCGAGGGCCTGCTCGCGCGCACCCCCCGGGGACGGGTCGCGACGCCCGCCGCATGGGCTCACCTGGGACTCGTCCCGCCGCAGCACACCGGAAGTGGATCAAGCGGACAACAGGGCCTGTTCGGGGCCTGA
- the ruvA gene encoding Holliday junction branch migration protein RuvA, giving the protein MIAFVSGPVAALAPTLAVIEVGGVGMAVQCTPNTIAGLRTGEQARLATSLVVREDSLTLYGFADDDERQVFELLQTASGVGPRLAQAMLGVHSPDALRLAVSTGDEKALMAVPGIGKKGAQKLLLELKDKLGAPLGSSGLVGAQRAAAGPAPWTEQLAAALIGLGYASREAEEAVSAVTPQAEAAIAAGGSAPVPQLLRAALQSLNRAR; this is encoded by the coding sequence ATGATCGCCTTCGTCAGCGGCCCGGTGGCCGCGCTCGCCCCCACCCTCGCCGTGATCGAGGTCGGGGGAGTGGGCATGGCCGTGCAGTGCACGCCGAACACCATCGCCGGCCTGCGGACGGGGGAGCAGGCCCGGCTGGCCACCTCCCTGGTCGTACGGGAGGACTCGCTCACGCTGTACGGCTTCGCGGACGACGACGAGCGCCAGGTCTTCGAGCTCCTGCAGACCGCGAGCGGGGTCGGGCCGCGGCTGGCGCAGGCGATGCTCGGGGTGCACAGCCCTGACGCGCTGCGGCTGGCGGTGTCCACCGGGGACGAGAAGGCGCTGATGGCCGTGCCGGGCATCGGCAAGAAGGGCGCGCAGAAGCTCCTCCTGGAGCTCAAGGACAAGCTGGGGGCCCCGCTGGGTTCCAGTGGCCTGGTGGGGGCGCAGCGCGCGGCGGCGGGGCCCGCGCCGTGGACCGAGCAGCTCGCCGCGGCGCTGATCGGGCTCGGCTATGCGTCCCGGGAGGCCGAGGAGGCCGTCTCGGCGGTGACGCCGCAGGCCGAGGCCGCGATTGCCGCCGGCGGTTCGGCCCCGGTTCCGCAGCTCCTGCGCGCCGCCCTCCAGTCCCTGAACCGGGCCCGCTGA
- a CDS encoding YebC/PmpR family DNA-binding transcriptional regulator, with translation MSGHSKWATTKHKKAVVDAKRGKLFAKLIKNIEVAARMGGADIDGNPTLFDAIQKAKKSSVPNKNIDSAVKRGGGLEAGGADYETIMYEGYGPNGVAVLIECLTDNRNRAASDVRVAMTRNGGSMADPGSVSYLFNRKGVVLLPKGELSEDDVLETVLDAGAEEVNDLGESFEIISEATDMVAVRTALQQAGIDYDSADSNFLPTMQVELDEEGARKIFKLIDALEDSDDVQNVFANFDVSDEVMEKVDA, from the coding sequence ATGTCCGGCCACTCTAAATGGGCTACGACGAAGCACAAGAAGGCCGTGGTTGACGCCAAGCGCGGCAAGCTCTTCGCGAAGCTGATCAAGAACATCGAGGTCGCGGCCCGTATGGGCGGCGCGGACATCGACGGCAACCCGACGCTCTTCGACGCCATCCAGAAGGCCAAGAAGAGCTCGGTCCCGAACAAGAACATCGACTCCGCGGTCAAGCGCGGCGGCGGCCTCGAGGCCGGCGGCGCCGACTACGAGACGATCATGTACGAGGGCTACGGTCCGAACGGTGTCGCGGTGCTCATCGAGTGCCTCACCGACAACCGCAACCGTGCCGCGTCCGACGTGCGGGTCGCCATGACCCGCAACGGCGGTTCGATGGCCGACCCGGGCTCGGTCTCGTACCTGTTCAACCGCAAGGGTGTCGTGCTCCTGCCCAAGGGCGAGCTCTCCGAGGACGACGTCCTGGAGACGGTGCTCGACGCCGGTGCCGAAGAGGTCAACGACCTCGGCGAGAGCTTCGAGATCATCAGCGAGGCCACCGACATGGTCGCGGTCCGCACCGCGCTCCAGCAGGCCGGCATCGACTACGACTCGGCCGACTCCAACTTCCTGCCGACCATGCAGGTCGAGCTGGACGAAGAGGGCGCGCGCAAGATCTTCAAGCTGATCGACGCGCTGGAGGACAGCGACGACGTGCAGAACGTCTTCGCCAACTTCGACGTCTCGGACGAGGTCATGGAGAAGGTCGACGCCTGA